One window of the Felis catus isolate Fca126 chromosome E3, F.catus_Fca126_mat1.0, whole genome shotgun sequence genome contains the following:
- the COPS6 gene encoding COP9 signalosome complex subunit 6, which produces MRRWPTEAGREGAGPRRAGAGKMAAAANGTGGSSGMEVDAAVVPSVMASGVTGSVSVALHPLVILNISDHWIRMRSQEGRPMQVIGALIGKQEGRNIEVMNSFELLSHTVEEKIIIDKEYYYTKEEQFKQVFKELEFLGWYTTGGPPDPSDIHVHKQVCEIIESPLFLKLNPMTKHTDLPVSVFESVIDIINGEATMLFAELTYTLATEEAERIGVDHVARMTATGSGENSTVAEHLIAQHSAIKMLHSRVKLILEYVKASEAGEVPFNHEILREAYALCHCLPVLSTDKFKTDFYDQCNDVGLMAYLGTITKTCNTMNQFVNKFNVLYDRQGIGRRMRGLFF; this is translated from the exons ATGCGCCGCTGGCCTACGGAAgccgggagggagggggcggggccgaggcGGGCGGGCGCGGGGAAAATGGCGGCGGCGGCGAACGGGACTGGAGGGAGCAGCGGGATGGAGGTGGATGCAGCAG TAGTCCCCAGCGTGATGGCCTCCGGCGTGACGGGGAGCGTCTCAGTCGCTCTTCATCCCCTCGTCATTCTCAACATTTCAGACCATTGGATTCGTATGCGCTCCCAGGAGGGGCGGCCTATGCAGG TGATTGGGGCTCTGATCGGGAAACAGGAGGGCCGAAATATCGAGGTGATGAACTCCTTTGAGCTGCTGTCCCACACCGTGGAAGAGAAGATTATCATTGACAAGGAGTATTACTACACCAAGGAGGAGCAGT TCAAACAGGTGTTCAAGGAGCTGGAGTTTCTGGGTTGGTATACCACCGGGGGGCCGCCTGACCCCTCTGACATCCACGTCCATAAGCAG GTGTGCGAGATAATCGAGAGCCCTCTCTTTCTTAAGTTGAACCCTATGACCAAACACACAGAT CTTCCCGTCAGTGTTTTTGAGTCTGTCATCGATATAATCAATGGAGAG GCCACAATGCTGTTTGCTGAGCTGACCTACACTCTGGCCACAGAGGAAGCTGAACGCATCGGTGTAGACCACGTAGCCCGAATGACAGCCACAGGCAGCGGGGAGAACTCCACTG TGGCTGAACACCTGATAGCGCAACACAGTGCCATCAAGATGCTGCACAGCCGGGTCAAGCTCATCTTGGAATATGTCAAGGCCTCTGAAGCAG GGGAGGTCCCCTTTAATCATGAGATCCTGCGGGAGGCCTATGCTCTGTGTCACTGCCttccagtgctcagcacagacaAGTTCAAGACAGACTTCTACGAT CAATGTAACGACGTGGGGCTCATGGCCTACCTTGGCACCATCACCAAAACGTGCAACACCATGAACCAGTTTGTGAACAAGTTCAACGTCCTCTATGATCGACAAGGCATCGGCAGGCGGATGCGGGGGCTCTTCTTCTGA
- the AP4M1 gene encoding AP-4 complex subunit mu-1 isoform X1 has protein sequence MISQFFILSSKGDPLIYKDFRGDSGGRDVAELFYRKLTGLPGDESPVVMHHDDRHFIHIRHSGLYLVATTSENISPFSLLELLSRPTRFLRLATLLGDYCGSLGEGTISRNVALVYELLDEVLDYGYVQTTSTEMLRNFIQTEAVVSKPFSLFDLSSVGLFGAETQQSKVAPSSAASRPVLSSRSDQSQKNEVFLDVVERLSVLIASNGSLLKVDVQGEIRLKSFLPSGSEMRIGLTEEFCVGKSELRGYGPGIRVDEVSFHSSVLLEEFESHRILRLQPPQGELTVMRYQLSDDLPSPLPFRLFPSVQWDRGSGRLQVYLKLRCDLPPKSQALNVRLHLPLPRGVISLSQELSGPEQKAELGDGALHWDLPRVQGGSQLSGLFQMDVPGLPGPSGQGPSTMAPPLGLGPASLSFELPRHTCSGLQVRFLRLAFRPCGNANPHKWVRHLSHSDAYVIRI, from the exons atgatctcccagttcttcattctttcctccaAAGGGGACCCGCTCATCTACAAGGATT TCCGCGGGGACAGTGGTGGTCGGGATGTGGCCGAGCTCTTCTACCGGAAGCTGACGGGACTGCCCGGAGATGAGTCCCCGGTTGTCATG CACCACGATGACCGTCATTTTATTCACATCAGACACAGCGGCCTCTATTTGGTGGCCACGACTTCAGAGAACATTTCTCCCTTCAGCCTCCTAGAGCTGCTCTCCCg TCCGACTCGTTTTCTCAGGTTGGCCACTCTCCTGGGCGATTACTGTGGCTCCTTGGGCGAGGGGACCATCTCCCGCAACGTGGCTCTGGTCTATGAGCTCCTGGATGAAGTGCTG GACTATGGCTACGTGCAGACCACATCCACAGAGATGCTGAGAAACTTCATCCAGACAGAGGCTGTGGTCAGCAAGCCCTTCAgtctctttgacctcagcagtGTTGGCTTG TTTGGGGCTGAGACGCAGCAGAGCAAAGTAGCCCCCAGCAGTGCAGCCAGCCGCCCTGTCCTGTCCAGCCGCTCTGACCAG AGCCAAAAGAATGAAGTGTTTTTGGATGTGGTCGAGAGGCTGTCTGTACTGATAGCATCTAAC GGCTCGCTGCTGAAGGTAGACGTGCAGGGAGAGATCCGGCTCAAGAGCTTTCTTCCCAGTGGCTCTG AGATGCGCATTGGCCTGACAGAAGAGTTTTGTGTGGGGAAGTCAGAACTGAGAG GTTACGGCCCAGGAATCCGGGTGGATGAGGTCTCATTTCACAGCTCAGTGCTCCTTGAGGAGTTTGAGTCTCATCGAATCCTCCGCTTGCAGCCCCCTCAGGGCGAG CTGACTGTGATGCGGTACCAACTCTCAGAcgacctcccctccccactccccttccgGCTCTTTCCCTCTGTGCAGTGGGACCGAGGCTCAGGCAG GCTCCAGGTTTACCTGAAGTTACGATGTGACCTGCCCCCGAAGAG CCAAGCTCTCAACGTCAGGCTGCACCTTCCCCTGCCGCGAGGGGTGATTAG CCTGTCTCAGGAGCTGAGCGGCCCTGAACAGAAGGCAGAGCTCGGGGACGGAGCCCTCCACTGGGACCTGCCTCGGGTGCAAGGcggctcccagctgtcaggcCTTTTCCAG ATGGATGTTCCAGGTCTCCCTGGGCCTTCTGGCCAAGGACCCTCCACCATGGCCCCTCCGCTGGGGCTGGGCCCCGCCAGCCTCTCTTTTGAACTTCCCCGGCACACGTGCTCTGGCCTCCAGGTGCGCTTCCTCAGGCTGGCGTTCAGACCCTGCGGCAATGCCAACCCCCACAAGTGGGTGCGACATCTGAGCCACAGTGATGCCTACGTCATTCGGATCTGA
- the MCM7 gene encoding DNA replication licensing factor MCM7 isoform X2 yields MYIDLDDVAEDDPELVDSICENARRYARLFADAVQELLPQYKEREVTNKDILDVYIEHRLMMEQRSRDPGAARSPQNQYPPELMRRFELYFQGPSSNKPRVIREVRADSVGKLVTVRGIVTRVSEVKPRMVVATYTCDQCGAETYQPIQSPTFMPLIMCPSQECQTNRSGGRLYLQTRGSKFIKFQEIKMQEHSDQVPVGNIPRSITVLVEGENTRIAQPGDHVSVTGIFLPILRSGFRQVVQGLLSETYLEAHRVVKMSKSEDDESAAGELSREELRRIAEEDFYEKLAASIAPEIYGHEDVKKALLLLLVGGVDQSPRGMKIRGNINICLMGDPGVAKSQLLSYIDRLAPRSQYTTGRGSSGVGLTAAVLRDSVTGELTLEGGALVLADQGVCCIDEFDKMAEADRTAIHEVMEQQTISIAKAGILTTLNARCSILAAANPAYGRYNPRRSLEQNIQLPAALLSRFDLLWLIQDRPDRDNDLRLAQHITYVHQHSRQPPAQFEPLDMKLMRRYIAMCREKQPTVPESLADYITAAYVEMRREAWASKDATYTSARTLLAILRLSTALARLRMVDMVEKEDVNEAIRLMEMSKDSLLGDKGQTARTQRPADVIFATVRELVSEGRSVRFSEAEQRCISRGFTPAQFQAALDEYEELNVWQVNTARTRITFV; encoded by the exons ATGTACATAGACCTAGATGATGTAGCAGAGGACGACCCTGAGTTGGTGGACTCCATTTGTGAGAATGCCAGGCGCTACGCAAGGCTCTTTGCTGATGCTGTGCAAGAGCTGCTTCCTCAGTACAAGGAGAGAGAG GTGACTAATAAAGACATCCTGGATGTTTACATTGAACATCGGTTGATGATGGAGCAGCGGAGCCGGGACCCTGGGGCAGCCCGAAGCCCGCAGAACCAGTACCCTCCTGAGCTCATGCGCAGATT TGAGCTGTACTTTCAAGGGCCAAGCAGTAACAAGCCTCGCGTGATACGGGAAGTACGGGCTGACTCTGTGGGGAAATTGGTAACTGTGCGTGGAATCGTCACTCGTGTCTCCGAAGTCAAACCCAGAATGGTGGTGGCCACTTATACTTGTGACCAGTGTGGGGCAGAGACCTACCAGCCG ATCCAGTCCCCTACTTTCATGCCCCTGATCATGTGTCCCAGCCAGGAGTGCCAGACCAACCGCTCAGGAGGACGGCTATATCTGCAGACACGTGGCTCCAAATTCATCAAATTCCAGGAGATAAAGATGCAGGAACAT AGTGACCAAGTGCCTGTGGGGAACATTCCCCGTAGCATCACAGTGCTGGTAGAAGGAGAGAACACGAGGATCGCCCAGCCTGGGGACCACGTCAGTGTCACTGGCATCTTCTTGCCGATCCTGCGCTCTGGGTTCCGACAGGTGGTGCAG GGTCTCCTCTCAGAAACTTACCTGGAAGCTCATCGGGTCGTGAAGATGAGCAAGAGTGAGGATGACGAGTCTGCGGCCGGAGAGCTGAGCAGGGAGGAGCTGAGGCGAATTGCAG AGGAAGATTTCTATGAGAAGCTGGCCGCCTCCATCGCCCCGGAGATCTATGGGCATGAAGACGTGAAGaaggccctgctgctcctgctggtGGGAGGGGTGGACCAGTCTCCTCGGGGCATGAAGATCAGGG GCAACATCAACATCTGCCTGATGGGGGATCCAGGTGTGGCCAAGTCTCAGCTTCTGTCTTACATCGATCGCCTGGCGCCCCGTA GCCAGTACACAACGGGCCGGGGCTCCTCAGGAGTGGGGCTCACGGCGGCTGTGCTGAGGGACTCCGTGACTGGAGAGCTGACCTTGGAGGGGGGGGCCCTCGTGCTGGCTGACCAGGGGGTGTGCTGTATCGACGAGTTTGACAAAATGGCTGAGGCTGACCGCACGGCCATCCACGAGGTCATGGAGCAGCAGACCATCTCCATTGCCAAAGCCGGCATTCTCACCACGCTCAATGCCCGCTGTTCCATCCTGGCTGCCGCCAATCCTGCCTATGGGCGCTACAACCCTCGCCGCAGCCTGGAGCAGAACATACAGCTTCCTGCTGCACTGCTCTCCCGATTCGACCTTCTCTGGCTGATCCAGGACCGGCCTGACCGAGACAATGACCTACG GTTGGCCCAGCACATCACGTATGTGCACCAGCACAGCCGCCAGCCGCCAGCCCAATTTGAACCTCTGGACATGAAGCTGATGAG GCGCTACATAGCCATGTGCCGGGAGAAGCAGCCCACAGTGCCAGAGTCTCTGGCGGACTACATCACGGCCGCATACGTGGAGATGAGGCGGGAAGCTTGGGCCAGCAAGGACGCCACCTACACCTCCGCCCGGACGCTACTGGCGATCCTGCGGCTGTCCACTGCTCTG GCACGGCTGCGGATGGTGGACATGGTAGAGAAGGAAGATGTGAACGAAGCCATACGGCTAATGGAGATGTCCAAGGACTCGCTTCTGGGTGACAAGGGGCAAACGGCGAG GACCCAGAGACCGGCAGATGTGATATTTGCCACGGTCCGGGAGTTGGTCTCAGAGGGCCGAAGTGTCCGGTTTTCAGAAGCGGAGCAGCGCTGCATCTCCCGTGGCTTCACACCTGCCCAGTTCCAGGCGGCTCTAGATGAGTATGAGGAGTTAAACGTCTGGCAGGTTAATACTGCCCGGACACGGATCACTTTTGTTTGA
- the AP4M1 gene encoding AP-4 complex subunit mu-1 isoform X2 — protein MISQFFILSSKGDPLIYKDFRGDSGGRDVAELFYRKLTGLPGDESPVVMHHDDRHFIHIRHSGLYLVATTSENISPFSLLELLSRLATLLGDYCGSLGEGTISRNVALVYELLDEVLDYGYVQTTSTEMLRNFIQTEAVVSKPFSLFDLSSVGLFGAETQQSKVAPSSAASRPVLSSRSDQSQKNEVFLDVVERLSVLIASNGSLLKVDVQGEIRLKSFLPSGSEMRIGLTEEFCVGKSELRGYGPGIRVDEVSFHSSVLLEEFESHRILRLQPPQGELTVMRYQLSDDLPSPLPFRLFPSVQWDRGSGRLQVYLKLRCDLPPKSQALNVRLHLPLPRGVISLSQELSGPEQKAELGDGALHWDLPRVQGGSQLSGLFQMDVPGLPGPSGQGPSTMAPPLGLGPASLSFELPRHTCSGLQVRFLRLAFRPCGNANPHKWVRHLSHSDAYVIRI, from the exons atgatctcccagttcttcattctttcctccaAAGGGGACCCGCTCATCTACAAGGATT TCCGCGGGGACAGTGGTGGTCGGGATGTGGCCGAGCTCTTCTACCGGAAGCTGACGGGACTGCCCGGAGATGAGTCCCCGGTTGTCATG CACCACGATGACCGTCATTTTATTCACATCAGACACAGCGGCCTCTATTTGGTGGCCACGACTTCAGAGAACATTTCTCCCTTCAGCCTCCTAGAGCTGCTCTCCCg GTTGGCCACTCTCCTGGGCGATTACTGTGGCTCCTTGGGCGAGGGGACCATCTCCCGCAACGTGGCTCTGGTCTATGAGCTCCTGGATGAAGTGCTG GACTATGGCTACGTGCAGACCACATCCACAGAGATGCTGAGAAACTTCATCCAGACAGAGGCTGTGGTCAGCAAGCCCTTCAgtctctttgacctcagcagtGTTGGCTTG TTTGGGGCTGAGACGCAGCAGAGCAAAGTAGCCCCCAGCAGTGCAGCCAGCCGCCCTGTCCTGTCCAGCCGCTCTGACCAG AGCCAAAAGAATGAAGTGTTTTTGGATGTGGTCGAGAGGCTGTCTGTACTGATAGCATCTAAC GGCTCGCTGCTGAAGGTAGACGTGCAGGGAGAGATCCGGCTCAAGAGCTTTCTTCCCAGTGGCTCTG AGATGCGCATTGGCCTGACAGAAGAGTTTTGTGTGGGGAAGTCAGAACTGAGAG GTTACGGCCCAGGAATCCGGGTGGATGAGGTCTCATTTCACAGCTCAGTGCTCCTTGAGGAGTTTGAGTCTCATCGAATCCTCCGCTTGCAGCCCCCTCAGGGCGAG CTGACTGTGATGCGGTACCAACTCTCAGAcgacctcccctccccactccccttccgGCTCTTTCCCTCTGTGCAGTGGGACCGAGGCTCAGGCAG GCTCCAGGTTTACCTGAAGTTACGATGTGACCTGCCCCCGAAGAG CCAAGCTCTCAACGTCAGGCTGCACCTTCCCCTGCCGCGAGGGGTGATTAG CCTGTCTCAGGAGCTGAGCGGCCCTGAACAGAAGGCAGAGCTCGGGGACGGAGCCCTCCACTGGGACCTGCCTCGGGTGCAAGGcggctcccagctgtcaggcCTTTTCCAG ATGGATGTTCCAGGTCTCCCTGGGCCTTCTGGCCAAGGACCCTCCACCATGGCCCCTCCGCTGGGGCTGGGCCCCGCCAGCCTCTCTTTTGAACTTCCCCGGCACACGTGCTCTGGCCTCCAGGTGCGCTTCCTCAGGCTGGCGTTCAGACCCTGCGGCAATGCCAACCCCCACAAGTGGGTGCGACATCTGAGCCACAGTGATGCCTACGTCATTCGGATCTGA
- the MCM7 gene encoding DNA replication licensing factor MCM7 isoform X1 translates to MAVKDYVLEKEKVKKFLQEFYQDDEFGKKQFKYGNQLVRLAHREQVAMYIDLDDVAEDDPELVDSICENARRYARLFADAVQELLPQYKEREVTNKDILDVYIEHRLMMEQRSRDPGAARSPQNQYPPELMRRFELYFQGPSSNKPRVIREVRADSVGKLVTVRGIVTRVSEVKPRMVVATYTCDQCGAETYQPIQSPTFMPLIMCPSQECQTNRSGGRLYLQTRGSKFIKFQEIKMQEHSDQVPVGNIPRSITVLVEGENTRIAQPGDHVSVTGIFLPILRSGFRQVVQGLLSETYLEAHRVVKMSKSEDDESAAGELSREELRRIAEEDFYEKLAASIAPEIYGHEDVKKALLLLLVGGVDQSPRGMKIRGNINICLMGDPGVAKSQLLSYIDRLAPRSQYTTGRGSSGVGLTAAVLRDSVTGELTLEGGALVLADQGVCCIDEFDKMAEADRTAIHEVMEQQTISIAKAGILTTLNARCSILAAANPAYGRYNPRRSLEQNIQLPAALLSRFDLLWLIQDRPDRDNDLRLAQHITYVHQHSRQPPAQFEPLDMKLMRRYIAMCREKQPTVPESLADYITAAYVEMRREAWASKDATYTSARTLLAILRLSTALARLRMVDMVEKEDVNEAIRLMEMSKDSLLGDKGQTARTQRPADVIFATVRELVSEGRSVRFSEAEQRCISRGFTPAQFQAALDEYEELNVWQVNTARTRITFV, encoded by the exons ATGGCAGTTAAGGACTATGTGCTCGAGAAAG AAAAGGTTAAAAAGTTCCTGCAAGAGTTTTACCAGGATGATGAATTTGGCAAGAAGCAATTCAAGTACGGGAACCAATTG GTTCGACTGGCTCATCGGGAACAAGTGGCAATGTACATAGACCTAGATGATGTAGCAGAGGACGACCCTGAGTTGGTGGACTCCATTTGTGAGAATGCCAGGCGCTACGCAAGGCTCTTTGCTGATGCTGTGCAAGAGCTGCTTCCTCAGTACAAGGAGAGAGAG GTGACTAATAAAGACATCCTGGATGTTTACATTGAACATCGGTTGATGATGGAGCAGCGGAGCCGGGACCCTGGGGCAGCCCGAAGCCCGCAGAACCAGTACCCTCCTGAGCTCATGCGCAGATT TGAGCTGTACTTTCAAGGGCCAAGCAGTAACAAGCCTCGCGTGATACGGGAAGTACGGGCTGACTCTGTGGGGAAATTGGTAACTGTGCGTGGAATCGTCACTCGTGTCTCCGAAGTCAAACCCAGAATGGTGGTGGCCACTTATACTTGTGACCAGTGTGGGGCAGAGACCTACCAGCCG ATCCAGTCCCCTACTTTCATGCCCCTGATCATGTGTCCCAGCCAGGAGTGCCAGACCAACCGCTCAGGAGGACGGCTATATCTGCAGACACGTGGCTCCAAATTCATCAAATTCCAGGAGATAAAGATGCAGGAACAT AGTGACCAAGTGCCTGTGGGGAACATTCCCCGTAGCATCACAGTGCTGGTAGAAGGAGAGAACACGAGGATCGCCCAGCCTGGGGACCACGTCAGTGTCACTGGCATCTTCTTGCCGATCCTGCGCTCTGGGTTCCGACAGGTGGTGCAG GGTCTCCTCTCAGAAACTTACCTGGAAGCTCATCGGGTCGTGAAGATGAGCAAGAGTGAGGATGACGAGTCTGCGGCCGGAGAGCTGAGCAGGGAGGAGCTGAGGCGAATTGCAG AGGAAGATTTCTATGAGAAGCTGGCCGCCTCCATCGCCCCGGAGATCTATGGGCATGAAGACGTGAAGaaggccctgctgctcctgctggtGGGAGGGGTGGACCAGTCTCCTCGGGGCATGAAGATCAGGG GCAACATCAACATCTGCCTGATGGGGGATCCAGGTGTGGCCAAGTCTCAGCTTCTGTCTTACATCGATCGCCTGGCGCCCCGTA GCCAGTACACAACGGGCCGGGGCTCCTCAGGAGTGGGGCTCACGGCGGCTGTGCTGAGGGACTCCGTGACTGGAGAGCTGACCTTGGAGGGGGGGGCCCTCGTGCTGGCTGACCAGGGGGTGTGCTGTATCGACGAGTTTGACAAAATGGCTGAGGCTGACCGCACGGCCATCCACGAGGTCATGGAGCAGCAGACCATCTCCATTGCCAAAGCCGGCATTCTCACCACGCTCAATGCCCGCTGTTCCATCCTGGCTGCCGCCAATCCTGCCTATGGGCGCTACAACCCTCGCCGCAGCCTGGAGCAGAACATACAGCTTCCTGCTGCACTGCTCTCCCGATTCGACCTTCTCTGGCTGATCCAGGACCGGCCTGACCGAGACAATGACCTACG GTTGGCCCAGCACATCACGTATGTGCACCAGCACAGCCGCCAGCCGCCAGCCCAATTTGAACCTCTGGACATGAAGCTGATGAG GCGCTACATAGCCATGTGCCGGGAGAAGCAGCCCACAGTGCCAGAGTCTCTGGCGGACTACATCACGGCCGCATACGTGGAGATGAGGCGGGAAGCTTGGGCCAGCAAGGACGCCACCTACACCTCCGCCCGGACGCTACTGGCGATCCTGCGGCTGTCCACTGCTCTG GCACGGCTGCGGATGGTGGACATGGTAGAGAAGGAAGATGTGAACGAAGCCATACGGCTAATGGAGATGTCCAAGGACTCGCTTCTGGGTGACAAGGGGCAAACGGCGAG GACCCAGAGACCGGCAGATGTGATATTTGCCACGGTCCGGGAGTTGGTCTCAGAGGGCCGAAGTGTCCGGTTTTCAGAAGCGGAGCAGCGCTGCATCTCCCGTGGCTTCACACCTGCCCAGTTCCAGGCGGCTCTAGATGAGTATGAGGAGTTAAACGTCTGGCAGGTTAATACTGCCCGGACACGGATCACTTTTGTTTGA